In one Tripterygium wilfordii isolate XIE 37 chromosome 22, ASM1340144v1, whole genome shotgun sequence genomic region, the following are encoded:
- the LOC119991157 gene encoding metalloendoproteinase 2-MMP-like has product MRILCYFFAIVLSISLVPSSAHFFPNISSLPPLLRNITAAAGPWDAFKKLVDCNPGDKIDGLGKLKKYFQYFGYIPNAPSNITDDFDDLLESAIKTYQQNFNLNVTGKLDEQTMNHVTMPRCGNPDIVNGTSTMNSGKTTPSNTTSSHLHTVSHYTFFPGMPRWPVSKSELTYAFLPGNQLEADVKSVFTRAFERWSEVTTLTFTETSSYSRADIKIGFYSGDHGDGEPFDGVLGTLAHAFSPPNGWFHLDGDENWVISGDLAVSAVDLESVAVHEIGHVLGLGHSSVEEAIMYPTISSGTRKLELASDDIAGIQQLYGRNPNYNGSAATPSTEQRDTNGAYVEGSMWGLIVLMTVGFVFLFL; this is encoded by the coding sequence ATGAGAATACTTTGTTACTTCTTTGCAATTGTACTGTCAATTTCATTAGTGCCGAGCTCAGCTCACTTCTTCCCCAACATATCGTCACTGCCTCCGCTCCTCCGGAACATCACCGCCGCTGCCGGTCCCTGGGATGCCTTCAAGAAACTCGTTGACTGCAACCCTGGTGACAAGATTGACGGATTAGGCAAACTCAAGAAGTACTTTCAGTACTTCGGTTACATCCCGAATGCTCCTTCAAACATCACTGACGACTTCGATGACTTGCTTGAATCGGCAATCAAGACTTACCAGCAGAACTTCAATCTCAATGTCACCGGAAAGCTCGATGAGCAGACGATGAATCACGTCACCATGCCGCGGTGTGGCAACCCGGATATAGTCAACGGTACGTCCACGATGAATTCTGGTAAAACGACGCCGTCTAATACTACCTCGTCACACCTTCACACGGTTTCTCACTACACATTCTTCCCTGGCATGCCGCGTTGGCCGGTGAGCAAAAGCGAGCTGACCTACGCGTTTCTCCCGGGGAATCAGTTGGAGGCGGATGTGAAGAGCGTTTTCACACGCGCATTCGAGCGGTGGTCGGAGGTCACCACCTTAACTTTCACGGAGACGAGTTCGTACTCCCGCGCCGACATCAAGATCGGATTTTACAGTGGGGACCACGGAGATGGGGAGCCGTTCGATGGCGTTTTAGGAACGCTGGCCCACGCGTTTTCGCCTCCGAACGGGTGGTTCCACTTGGACGGAGACGAGAATTGGGTGATTTCCGGTGACTTGGCGGTATCAGCTGTGGATCTTGAATCGGTGGCAGTGCACGAGATCGGGCACGTGTTGGGGTTAGGGCATTCGTCAGTCGAGGAGGCGATTATGTATCCGACAATATCGTCCGGGACGAGAAAGTTGGAGCTGGCCAGCGACGACATAGCTGGGATTCAACAATTGTACGGTAGAAATCCGAATTACAACGGTTCGGCGGCGACGCCCTCTACAGAGCAGAGGGACACCAATGGAGCCTACGTTGAGGGTTCTATGTGGGGCCTAATTGTGTTGATGACCGTCGGATttgtcttcttgtttttgtaA
- the LOC119991154 gene encoding uncharacterized protein LOC119991154 encodes MSLSFHSRCLLVLFCFIGFGFDFGQAFKVPFTVKDVLPVLPRQISWPVLNNFHSAVDLLPYFVGSVTPNNESIEWKGACFYGNEARLEFTEGDRDDTGLGGGVLYLKTSEAHSWTCMDLYVFATPYRITWDYYFSAREHTLEFDSWEEPAELEYVKQHGISVFLMPSGMMGTLFSLIDVLPLFSNTVWGQNANLGFLEKHMGATFEKRPKPWLATINPEDVHSGDFLAVSKIRGRWGGFETLEKWVTGAFAGHTAVCLKDEIGNLWVGESGHENERGEEIIVVIPWDEWWNFALKDSSNPQIALLPLHPDLRAKFNNTAAWEYAQSMSGKPYGYHNMIFSWIDTIADNYPPPLDAHLVISVMSMWSRVQPAYAANMWNEALNKRLGTEGLDLYGILAETERRGLAFDQLLSIPEQDEWVYSDGKSTTCVAFILQMYKEAGIFSFLSNSIQVTEFTIRDAYMLQIFENNQTRLPNWCNNGDGRLPFCQILGEYWMELPQYNTIKPYANMNENCPSLPPSYDRPVRC; translated from the exons ATGTCTCTCTCCTTTCACTCTCGTTGCTTACTTGTCCTGTTTTGCTTCATAggctttggttttgattttgggcAGGCGTTCAAAGTCCCTTTTACAGTTAAAGATGTGCTTCCAGTCCTGCCGCGTCAGATTTCGTGGCCAGTTTTGAACAATTTTCACAGTGCGGTCGATTTGTTGCCGTATTTCGTGGGATCGGTGACCCCAAATAATGAATCAATCGAGTGGAAAGGAGCTTGCTTCTATGGAAACGAGGCACGTCTTGAGTTTACCGAAGGTGATCGAGATGATACGGGCTTGGGCGGCGGCGTTCTCTATCTCAAG acATCCGAAGCACACAGCTGGACCTGTATGGATCTCTATGTTTTTGCTACACCATATAGGATTACTTGGGATTACTACTTCTCTGCTCGAGAGCATACATTGGAGTTTGATTCTTGGGAGGAACCTGCAGAGTTAGAATAT GTGAAGCAGCATGGTATCTCTGTGTTCCTCATGCCATCTGGAATGATGGGGACCTTGTTTTCTTTAATAGATGTGTTGCCACTATTTTCTAATACTGTCTGGGGTCAGAATGCTAACCTTGGTTTCTTGGAGAAACACATGGGTGCGACATTTGAAAAGCGTCCTAAGCCTTGGCTTGCAACTATTAATCCTGAAGATGTGCATTCTGGGGACTTTTTGGCGGTATCAAAGATTCGTGGTCGGTGGGGTGGATTTGAGACATTGGAAAAGTGGGTGACAGGGGCATTTGCTGGTCATACAGCAGTTTGCTTAAAGGACGAGATCGGTAATCTTTGGGTTGGTGAATCAGGACATGAGAATGAAAGG GGTGAAGAAATTATAGTCGTGATTCCTTGGGATGAATGGTGGAATTTCGCTTTGAAAGATAGTTCCAATCCGCAAATAGCCTTGCTTCCTCTTCATCCTGATCTGCGTGCAAAGTTCAACAACACTGCGGCATGGGAATATGCTCAAAGCATGTCAGGCAAACCATATGGTTATCACAACATGATATTTAGTTGGATTGACACGATTGCTGACAACTATCCACCACCTCTTGATGCTCACTTG GTTATTTCTGTCATGTCTATGTGGAGTAGAGTGCAGCCAGCTTATGCTGCAAATATGTGGAACGAAGCGCTAAATAAACGGTTGGGAACTGAG GGTTTAGACTTGTACGGAATCCTAGCGGAGACTGAACGGCGTGGCCTAGCTTTCGATCAATTACTATCCATTCCAGAACAAGATGAATGGGTCTACAGTGATGGAAAATCGACAACATGTGTTGCCTTTATTCTTCAGATGTATAAAGAGGCTGGAATTTTCAGTTTCCTTTCAAACTCTATTCAAGTAACTGAATTTACA ATTCGTGACGCATACATGCTTCAGATCTTCGAGAATAACCAAACACGCCTGCCAAATTGGTGCAACAATGGGGATGGTCGGCTCCCGTTTTGCCAGATCCTTGGCGAGTACTGGATGGAATTGCCCCAGTATAACACCATAAAGCCGTATGCCAACATGAATGAGAACTGCCCATCTTTACCCCCCAGCTATGATAGGCCTGTAAGATGTTAA
- the LOC119991043 gene encoding formin-like protein 4, whose amino-acid sequence MAVKLQPWLLSVLLLVCFFIPFSSCQSDSPVNIETFYPFPIPSPAPSPSPISPNNTQVFPPPPPPVTPLPPPQAPLPVAKQDSTSNRTIAKAVAATAASTFVVFAMLFFLIRVVKRRGETGSCGTQAVVGGGGGVGDEFRRFDGNVKGLIVDENGLDVLYWKKLEFDHQRNSGFQKSVFHAPEHGVEKEEKEIIHGGNRRIQEIPLIHGRSSTSYNKIAPEVDDRFRVTAAPTEIAIQVIVKPPSPPPPPPPPVPSKPMPPPPPPVASKSTMSVSKNQTPSPAPPPPPPPVPAKKNPAPPPPPPRAISSKPPPVRRALQSESKVRESSSMAGSGNDQVKLKPLHWDKLKPNGDHSMVWDKIDNGSFRFDGDLMEALFGYVATSKKTPEGGGDNSSKKPTIPSQIVILDPRKSQNTAIIIKSLSISRREILDALNEGHGLELETLEKLTRIAPTDEEQSQILEFNGDIARLADAECFLYHLLKAVPSAFTRFNAMIFRSNYGSEISQLKESLQTLEAACKELRSQRLFMKLLEAILKAGNRMNAGTARGNAQAFKLTSLQKLSDVKSTDGKTTLLHFVVEQVVRSEGKRCVLNKNRSLSRSSSSSQSSYGSIISETNSASKDEREKEYTMLGLPIVGGLSSEFSNVKKAAAMDYDTLAVTCSALTSRVAEVKQLVTQCDGGFVREMKGFLEAAEEELQVVREEQMKVMKHVQRTTEYYQASASKDQQAHPLQLFGIIKDFLSMVDQVCVEIARKLQRRKTTMPGSGSSSPKSPPPRTPTRFPNLPAHFMKSRSSSSDSDSDT is encoded by the exons ATGGCTGTCAAACTTCAGCCATGGCTTCTCTCTGTCTTACTACTTGTCTGCTTCTTCATTCCTTTCTCTTCTTGCCAATCCGATTCTCCTGTTAACATTGAAACCTTCTACCCATTTCCGATCCCATCTCcagcaccatcaccatcaccaattAGTCCAAACAACACCCAGGTCTTTCCTCCTCCACCGCCTCCGGTCACACCACTACCACCGCCGCAGGCGCCACTCCCTGTTGCCAAGCAAGATTCAACGTCGAACAGAACCATTGCAAAGGCAGTAGCTGCAACTGCTGCTAgtacttttgttgtttttgctatgctcttctttttgattCGTGTTGTAAAACGCCGTGGAGAGACTGGTTCCTGTGGCACTCAGGCTgtggttggtggtggtggtggtgttggtgaTGAGTTTAGACGATTTGATGGGAATGTGAAGGGGTTGATTGTTGATGAGAATGGATTGGATGTGCTTTACTGGAAAAAGCTTGAATTTGATCATCAGAGGAACTCCGGTTTCCAGAAATCAGTATTTCATGCTCCAGAACACGGCgtcgaaaaagaagaaaaagaaatcattcATGGAGGAAATCGACGAATACAAGAAATCCCTTTAATTCACGGAAGATCGTCTACTTCTTACAATAAGATTGCACCAGAGGTGGATGATCGGTTCCGAGTTACAGCTGCACCAACAGAGATTGCGATCCAGGTCATCGTGAAACCTCcttcaccacctcctcctccgccGCCGCCAGTTCCATCCAAACCAATGCCACCTCCTCCGCCACCAGTTGCATCCAAATCAACGATGTCAgtttcaaagaatcaaactcCTTCGCCAGCGccgcctcctcctccaccacctgTTCCTGCAAAGAAAAATCCAGCACCGCCACCGCCTCCACCCAGGGCTATTTCCTCCAAACCACCTCCGGTGCGTAGAGCATTGCAAAGTGAGAGTAAAGTAAGAGAGTCTTCAAGCATGGCAGGAAGTGGTAATGACCAAGTGAAATTGAAGCCCTTGCATTGGGATAAACTGAAGCCTAATGGTGATCATTCAATGGTCTGGGACAAAATTGATAATGGTTCTTTCAG GTTTGATGGAGACCTAATGGAAGCACTATTTGGATATGTTGCTACCAGTAAAAAAACGCCTGAAGGAGGAGGAGACAACAGTTCAAAAAAACCAACTATTCCTTCACAAATTGTTATACTTGATCCGCGGAAATCGCAGAACACTGCGATTATAATCAAATCTCTGTCCATCTCTCGCAGAGAAATTCTTGATGCACTCAATGAAGGTCATGGTTTAGAATTGGAAACTCTTGAAAAGCTCACAAGAATTGCTCCAACTGACGAAGAACAATCCCAGATTCTTGAGTTCAATGGAGACATTGCAAGACTTGCTGATGCTGAATGCTTCCTCTACCATCTCCTCAAAGCTGTTCCATCAGCTTTTACTCGATTCAATGCCATGATTTTCAGATCAAATTACGGGTCGGAAATTTCACAACTCAAGGAATCTCTGCAAACACTTGAAGCAGCCTGCAAAGAGCTTCGAAGTCAAAGACTCTTTATGAAATTACTCGAAGCAATTCTCAAAGCTGGAAATCGAATGAATGCAGGTACTGCCAGAGGGAATGCTCAAGCATTCAAACTCACTTCTCTTCAGAAGCTATCTGATGTTAAAAGCACTGATGGGAAGACTACTTTACTCCACTTCGTTGTAGAACAAGTAGTACGATCGGAAGGAAAACGTTGTGTTCTCAATAAGAATCGCAGCTTGAgtcgcagcagcagcagcagccagAGCAGCTATGGCAGCATAATTAGTGAGACGAACTCAGCATCCAAAGACGAACGCGAGAAGGAATATACGATGCTAGGATTACCAATTGTTGGAGGACTAAGCTCCGAATTCTCTAATGTAAAGAAAGCAGCTGCAATGGACTACGACACCTTAGCAGTCACTTGCTCCGCTCTCACATCCCGTGTTGCAGAAGTTAAGCAGCTTGTGACTCAATGTGATGGAGGATTTGTGAGGGAGATGAAAGGCTTTCTTGAAGCAGCAGAAGAGGAATTACAGGTGGTGAGAGAAGAGCAAATGAAGGTAATGAAGCATGTACAAAGAACAACAGAATATTATCAAGCAAGTGCTTCAAAGGATCAACAGGCACATCCACTACAACTATTTGGTATAATTAAGGATTTCTTGAGTATGGTTGATCAGGTCTGTGTCGAAATTGCTCGAAAACTGCAACGGAGGAAGACAACAATGCCAGGATCCGGATCATCATCGCCCAAGTCACCCCCACCAAGGACGCCAACAAGATTCCCCAACTTGCCAGCACATTTCATGAAATCTAGAAGCAGTTCTAGTGATTCAGACTCTGATACCTAA
- the LOC119991709 gene encoding protein WVD2-like 7 isoform X1 → MGETAKSNPVLEVSVSFGRFENDALSWEKFSSFSPNKYLEEVEKCATPGSVAQKKAYFEAHYKKIAARKAELMNQEKQMENDALSSDHDHDHQNGRDLVGNNGGIALGYHLGDIKSSAEAGNEEVKPDNDRSNTPVDKPKEDNEVNVECQSSSVQEVKEDLDSVPDSLELSKPEDIIFRKESEEVPSTGSQGNKELSQQLGDELETAIKINEQNKKLDNLKESQKVTPISKDRNMTVLKKKTASPLAKAPQDSTHRKATKAAQISTPKALAKTSQILAPKVSAREPKILTPKVSGRAPQFSTPRVSTKSPYMSTPKMTKPKTSSTAMSASSKNCQVGESKKMTSKSLHVSLSFDPLNSGPALGTTARKSYIMEKMGDKDIVKRAFKTFQSNFNQLKSSSEEISSGAKQMPVKGAAQKVYTPTIPRKDIEGSLKAGGLAKRTTEAASSSYGLGTDQRVEKQREFFKKFERESNPNKARNAHIQTKSKEEKASEIKMPRQNLNFRATATSGFYLGQKTSKISLDKEGSKTLGL, encoded by the exons ATGGGGGAGACAGCTAAATCCAATCCTGTCCTGGAAGTGTCTGTCTCATTTGGTAGATTCGAGAATGATGCGTTGTCTTGGGAGAAGTTTTCATCTTTCTCTCCAAATAAGTACCTGGAGGAAGTAGAGAAGTGCGCAACACCTGGATCTGTGGCTCAAAAAAAGGCTTACTTTGAAGCCCATTATAAGAAGATTGCTGCTCGGAAGGCTGAGCTAATGAATCAGGAGAAGCAAATGGAAAACGATGCGTTGAGTTCAgatcatgatcatgatcatcaaaATGGTAGAGATCTGGTTGGTAACAATGGCGGGATTGCTCTTGGATATCATTTAGGTGACATCAAAAGTTCTGCAGAAGCTGGAAATGAAGAAGTGAAACCAGACAATGATAGGAGTAACACTCCTGTCGATAAGCCAAAAGAGGACAATGAAGTCAATGTTGAATGTCAAAGCTCGTCGGTTCAGGAAGTAAAAGAGGATTTGGATAGCGTTCCTGATAGCCTTGAATTAAGCAAGCCCGAAGATATTATTTTCAGAAAAGAATCGGAGGAAGTGCCTTCAACAGGGTCTCAAGGTAATAAGGAATTGTCACAGCAGTTGGGTGATGAGCTAGAAACTGCTATAAAGATTAATGAACAAAATAAGAAGCTGGATAACCTGAAGGAATCCCAAAAG GTTACTCCTATTAGCAAGGACAGAAATATGACAGTGCTCAAGAAGAAAACAGCTTCACCTTTGGCTAAAGCACCACAAGATTCCACGCATAGAAAGGCAACTAAAGCAGCACAGATATCAACCCCTAAAGCATTGGCTAAAACATCACAAATTTTGGCCCCAAAAGTGTCAGCTAGAGAACCAAAAATTTTAACTCCCAAAGTGTCAGGTAGAGCACCGCAATTTTCAACTCCGAGAGTATCAACTAAATCACCTTATATGTCAACCCCGAAGATGACAAAACCAAAGACATCTTCAACTGCGATGTCCGCCTCAAGCAAGAATTGTCAAGTAGGAGAAAGCAAGAAAATGACATCTAAATCCTTGCACGTGTCCCTTAGTTTTGATCCTCTAAATTCTGGGCCAGCATTGGGTACCACAGCAAGAAAATCTTACATTATGGAGAAGATGGGAGATAAGGACATTGTCAAAAGAGCATTTAAGACATTCCAAAGCAATTTCAACCAACTGAAATCTTCCAGCGAAGAAATATCTTCAGGAGCAAAACAG ATGCCTGTGAAGGGGGCAGCTCAAAAGGTCTACACTCCTACCATACCAAGAAAAGATATTGAAGG GTCTCTAAAAGCAGGTGGTCTGGCTAAAAGAACAACTGAGGCTGCATCATCCTCTTATGGATTGGGAACTGATCAAAGGGTAGAAAAGCAAAGAGAG TTTTTCAAGAAATTTGAACGAGAATCCAATCCTAACAAGGCAAGGAATGCACACattcaaacaaaatcaaag GAGGAGAAGGCATCTGAGATTAAAATGCCAAGACAGAACCTAAATTTTAGAGCCACAGCTACTTCAGGATTCTATCTTGGTCAGAAGACATCAAAAATTTCTTTGGATAAG GAGGGTTCGAAGACGCTTGGGTTATAA
- the LOC119991709 gene encoding protein WVD2-like 7 isoform X2: protein MGETAKSNPVLEVSVSFGRFENDALSWEKFSSFSPNKYLEEVEKCATPGSVAQKKAYFEAHYKKIAARKAELMNQEKQMENDALSSDHDHDHQNGRDLVGNNGGIALGYHLGDIKSSAEAGNEEVKPDNDRSNTPVDKPKEDNEVNVECQSSSVQEVKEDLDSVPDSLELSKPEDIIFRKESEEVPSTGSQGNKELSQQLGDELETAIKINEQNKKLDNLKESQKVTPISKDRNMTVLKKKTASPLAKAPQDSTHRKATKAAQISTPKALAKTSQILAPKVSAREPKILTPKVSGRAPQFSTPRVSTKSPYMSTPKMTKPKTSSTAMSASSKNCQVGESKKMTSKSLHVSLSFDPLNSGPALGTTARKSYIMEKMGDKDIVKRAFKTFQSNFNQLKSSSEEISSGAKQMPVKGAAQKVYTPTIPRKDIEGSLKAGGLAKRTTEAASSSYGLGTDQRVEKQREFFKKFERESNPNKARNAHIQTKSKFAWMNSFKISKEYSRALIHLIPLS, encoded by the exons ATGGGGGAGACAGCTAAATCCAATCCTGTCCTGGAAGTGTCTGTCTCATTTGGTAGATTCGAGAATGATGCGTTGTCTTGGGAGAAGTTTTCATCTTTCTCTCCAAATAAGTACCTGGAGGAAGTAGAGAAGTGCGCAACACCTGGATCTGTGGCTCAAAAAAAGGCTTACTTTGAAGCCCATTATAAGAAGATTGCTGCTCGGAAGGCTGAGCTAATGAATCAGGAGAAGCAAATGGAAAACGATGCGTTGAGTTCAgatcatgatcatgatcatcaaaATGGTAGAGATCTGGTTGGTAACAATGGCGGGATTGCTCTTGGATATCATTTAGGTGACATCAAAAGTTCTGCAGAAGCTGGAAATGAAGAAGTGAAACCAGACAATGATAGGAGTAACACTCCTGTCGATAAGCCAAAAGAGGACAATGAAGTCAATGTTGAATGTCAAAGCTCGTCGGTTCAGGAAGTAAAAGAGGATTTGGATAGCGTTCCTGATAGCCTTGAATTAAGCAAGCCCGAAGATATTATTTTCAGAAAAGAATCGGAGGAAGTGCCTTCAACAGGGTCTCAAGGTAATAAGGAATTGTCACAGCAGTTGGGTGATGAGCTAGAAACTGCTATAAAGATTAATGAACAAAATAAGAAGCTGGATAACCTGAAGGAATCCCAAAAG GTTACTCCTATTAGCAAGGACAGAAATATGACAGTGCTCAAGAAGAAAACAGCTTCACCTTTGGCTAAAGCACCACAAGATTCCACGCATAGAAAGGCAACTAAAGCAGCACAGATATCAACCCCTAAAGCATTGGCTAAAACATCACAAATTTTGGCCCCAAAAGTGTCAGCTAGAGAACCAAAAATTTTAACTCCCAAAGTGTCAGGTAGAGCACCGCAATTTTCAACTCCGAGAGTATCAACTAAATCACCTTATATGTCAACCCCGAAGATGACAAAACCAAAGACATCTTCAACTGCGATGTCCGCCTCAAGCAAGAATTGTCAAGTAGGAGAAAGCAAGAAAATGACATCTAAATCCTTGCACGTGTCCCTTAGTTTTGATCCTCTAAATTCTGGGCCAGCATTGGGTACCACAGCAAGAAAATCTTACATTATGGAGAAGATGGGAGATAAGGACATTGTCAAAAGAGCATTTAAGACATTCCAAAGCAATTTCAACCAACTGAAATCTTCCAGCGAAGAAATATCTTCAGGAGCAAAACAG ATGCCTGTGAAGGGGGCAGCTCAAAAGGTCTACACTCCTACCATACCAAGAAAAGATATTGAAGG GTCTCTAAAAGCAGGTGGTCTGGCTAAAAGAACAACTGAGGCTGCATCATCCTCTTATGGATTGGGAACTGATCAAAGGGTAGAAAAGCAAAGAGAG TTTTTCAAGAAATTTGAACGAGAATCCAATCCTAACAAGGCAAGGAATGCACACattcaaacaaaatcaaag TTTGCTTGGATGAATTCTTTCAAAATATCCAAAGAATACAGTAGAGCTCT AATACATCTGATACCATTATCATGA
- the LOC119991709 gene encoding protein WVD2-like 7 isoform X3 yields MGETAKSNPVLEVSVSFGRFENDALSWEKFSSFSPNKYLEEVEKCATPGSVAQKKAYFEAHYKKIAARKAELMNQEKQMENDALSSDHDHDHQNGRDLVGNNGGIALGYHLGDIKSSAEAGNEEVKPDNDRSNTPVDKPKEDNEVNVECQSSSVQEVKEDLDSVPDSLELSKPEDIIFRKESEEVPSTGSQGNKELSQQLGDELETAIKINEQNKKLDNLKESQKVTPISKDRNMTVLKKKTASPLAKAPQDSTHRKATKAAQISTPKALAKTSQILAPKVSAREPKILTPKVSGRAPQFSTPRVSTKSPYMSTPKMTKPKTSSTAMSASSKNCQVGESKKMTSKSLHVSLSFDPLNSGPALGTTARKSYIMEKMGDKDIVKRAFKTFQSNFNQLKSSSEEISSGAKQMPVKGAAQKVYTPTIPRKDIEGSLKAGGLAKRTTEAASSSYGLGTDQRVEKQREFFKKFERESNPNKARNAHIQTKSKA; encoded by the exons ATGGGGGAGACAGCTAAATCCAATCCTGTCCTGGAAGTGTCTGTCTCATTTGGTAGATTCGAGAATGATGCGTTGTCTTGGGAGAAGTTTTCATCTTTCTCTCCAAATAAGTACCTGGAGGAAGTAGAGAAGTGCGCAACACCTGGATCTGTGGCTCAAAAAAAGGCTTACTTTGAAGCCCATTATAAGAAGATTGCTGCTCGGAAGGCTGAGCTAATGAATCAGGAGAAGCAAATGGAAAACGATGCGTTGAGTTCAgatcatgatcatgatcatcaaaATGGTAGAGATCTGGTTGGTAACAATGGCGGGATTGCTCTTGGATATCATTTAGGTGACATCAAAAGTTCTGCAGAAGCTGGAAATGAAGAAGTGAAACCAGACAATGATAGGAGTAACACTCCTGTCGATAAGCCAAAAGAGGACAATGAAGTCAATGTTGAATGTCAAAGCTCGTCGGTTCAGGAAGTAAAAGAGGATTTGGATAGCGTTCCTGATAGCCTTGAATTAAGCAAGCCCGAAGATATTATTTTCAGAAAAGAATCGGAGGAAGTGCCTTCAACAGGGTCTCAAGGTAATAAGGAATTGTCACAGCAGTTGGGTGATGAGCTAGAAACTGCTATAAAGATTAATGAACAAAATAAGAAGCTGGATAACCTGAAGGAATCCCAAAAG GTTACTCCTATTAGCAAGGACAGAAATATGACAGTGCTCAAGAAGAAAACAGCTTCACCTTTGGCTAAAGCACCACAAGATTCCACGCATAGAAAGGCAACTAAAGCAGCACAGATATCAACCCCTAAAGCATTGGCTAAAACATCACAAATTTTGGCCCCAAAAGTGTCAGCTAGAGAACCAAAAATTTTAACTCCCAAAGTGTCAGGTAGAGCACCGCAATTTTCAACTCCGAGAGTATCAACTAAATCACCTTATATGTCAACCCCGAAGATGACAAAACCAAAGACATCTTCAACTGCGATGTCCGCCTCAAGCAAGAATTGTCAAGTAGGAGAAAGCAAGAAAATGACATCTAAATCCTTGCACGTGTCCCTTAGTTTTGATCCTCTAAATTCTGGGCCAGCATTGGGTACCACAGCAAGAAAATCTTACATTATGGAGAAGATGGGAGATAAGGACATTGTCAAAAGAGCATTTAAGACATTCCAAAGCAATTTCAACCAACTGAAATCTTCCAGCGAAGAAATATCTTCAGGAGCAAAACAG ATGCCTGTGAAGGGGGCAGCTCAAAAGGTCTACACTCCTACCATACCAAGAAAAGATATTGAAGG GTCTCTAAAAGCAGGTGGTCTGGCTAAAAGAACAACTGAGGCTGCATCATCCTCTTATGGATTGGGAACTGATCAAAGGGTAGAAAAGCAAAGAGAG TTTTTCAAGAAATTTGAACGAGAATCCAATCCTAACAAGGCAAGGAATGCACACattcaaacaaaatcaaag GCATGA